From Scleropages formosus chromosome 1, fSclFor1.1, whole genome shotgun sequence, a single genomic window includes:
- the LOC108930459 gene encoding glycerol-3-phosphate dehydrogenase [NAD(+)], cytoplasmic-like, with protein sequence MNAPKKVCVVGSGNWGSAVAKIIGDNAAHNPKFDSTVKMWVYEENINGRKLTEIINTEHENVKYLPGHKLPTNVLAVPDLVEAAGEADVLVFVVPHQFIGNVCDTIEGKVKKDALGLSLIKGVDAGSDGLRLISDIIREKLGIDVAVLMGANIANEVADGKFCESTIGCKNKERALLLKELMENPNFRITVVEESDVVEMCGALKNVVAVGAGFCDGLGYGDNTKAAVIRLGLMEMVAFACTFCTSGPVSSATFLESCGVADLITTCYGGRNQRVAKAFVTTGKSIEELEKEMLNGQKLQGPATAAEVYYVLQRKELLNKFPLFTTIYQICYQGHPVREFISCLQNHPEHK encoded by the exons GGGATCTGCAGTTGCCAAGATTATTGGAGACAATGCAGCTCACAATCCAAAATTTGACAGTACTGTCAAAATGTGGGTGtatgaagaaaatattaatgGGCGGAAGCTAACAGAGATCATTAATACGGAGCACGAAAACGTCAAGTACCTGCCTGGGCACAAGCTGCCAACCAACGTG CTGGCAGTTCCAGACCTAGTGGAGGCTGCGGGTGAGGCCGATGTGTTGGTGTTTGTGGTTCCACATCAGTTCATTGGAAATGTGTGCGACACCATCGAAGGCAAGGTGAAGAAAGACGCTCTGGGATTGTCCCTCATTAAG GGTGTGGACGCGGGTTCTGATGGACTCCGATTGATTTCTGACATCATCCGAGAGAAGCTGGGTATTGATGTGGCGGTGCTGATGGGAGCCAATATTGCCAATGAGGTGGCAGATGGGAAATTCTGTGAATCCACCATTG GCTGTAAGAACAAGGAGCGCGCGCTTCTGCTGAAGGAACTCATGGAAAACCCAAACTTCCGCATTACTGTGGTGGAGGAGTCTGATGTTGTGGAGATGTGTGGAGCGCTGAAG AATGTGGTGGCAGTGGGTGCAGGCTTCTGTGATGGTTTGGGATATGGAGACAACACCAAAGCAGCAGTGATCCGCCTTGGACTGATGGAGATGGTTGCTTTTGCCTGCACCTTCTGCACATCTGGACCCGTTTCGTCAGCCACCTTTCTGGAGAGCTGTGGGGTGGCAGATCTCATCACCACCTGCTATGGTGGTCGGAACCAGAGAGTTGCCAAGGCCTTTGTCACAACTGGAAAG TCCATTGAGGAGttggaaaaagaaatgttgaaTGGACAGAAGCTACAGGGACCAGCCACAGCTGCTGAAGTCTATTACGTCCTCCAGCGCAAGGAGCTGTTGAACAA GTTCCCCTTGTTTACAACCATCTATCAGATCTGCTACCAAGGACATCCAGTCAGGGAGTTCATCAGCTGCTTGCAGAACCACCCAGAGCACAAGTGA